The following is a genomic window from Strix uralensis isolate ZFMK-TIS-50842 chromosome 3, bStrUra1, whole genome shotgun sequence.
aaaaaaaaaaaaagatgtaagttTACAAAAAACAGAAGAGGTAGACAAAATCCTGAAGATATCCTGTACCTGTTCACTAAGAGAAATCTTCAACTGCTTCTTTACACAAAATATAGCCCCTTCTGTTCTGAGCTAATGCTTTCCTAAAGAGCATTACTCTTGTCGATGTACAGAAAGTTACAGCTTTATGAGTCTGACTACCTGATCCCAAAGCTCCAGATTCCCCCTGACAAGTAAGTTCAGGAATGGAAGCCAAGTTCTGGTGCCTCTACGAGCTGCCCTGTGGGCCTAAAGCTCCCCACTGTGGGTTCAGTGGGGTGCGGCCAGTAAGGGTACTCTCAAAGCCTCTGCTAGACTTTCTGAGTTCCAAAAGGAgggaaaagtaagaaaaagaaaataaatctcattaGGAAAAACATCCTGCAGTTTAATCGAAATGGCaaatgcaaagttaaaaaaaaaattaataaaaaagctaGATGTCATGAAAGATAAACAgtagaataaatatatatacatagagTGGTTTTCAAAATAGTCgtatcttaaaataaaaacatataccAACTCTCGGGAAGATGACGGGCAATACTAACAGAGAcattctgtttaaatatttgGTATTTTAATTTAGGAACATGCACTTTCTCTTCTGTatgtatttcaggaaaacatgGGGTCATGCTGTAAAGTTCCGGTATTAGTATTCTCTCTTTATTGTTCCTTTGGAAAGAAAGGTGTATTATTTTTGCTGTTCATTCCACTTCCTTCAGTTACCGAACACAGCCGGGTTCTGTGTCCAAAGAGGGAGCAGATCACTACGTAGAATGTTTTACCCTGATGCTGTTCTGGGAAAATGGGAAGTTAACTTAGATGTGCTGATTTGGACTCAACCTTTTAAAAGACGACTTCATCATATCCAATTTTGGCAACAAACAAACAGAATACCTTCACTGATGCtttatcttctcttctttttggagTTAGTGTGTTTTCAGTGGGATGTTTGCTTCCAAGGATTTTTCTTCCCATTCTGATCATGGAAACTGGTAAAGAGTGAGACAGTCCTCCCTACCGCGTGGTTGCTGCTTTTTGCTGACAGGTGTATGACAGGTACAATTTCTGTGCTGTCAAGAGCGTGGAAGATATACTTGTTATTTTACTAACAGTAAGACTCCTGAGATCTAAAAACCAAATCAATTCTTCAAATGTTAACAATGAAGGTCTTGAACTTTGCATCTTTTAGACGATGGCTCTTCCATCTTCAGTGCTTCTAAATTACTGGGATCAGCTTTGCCCTTATCCAGGACAACAGTTATACCAGACAGAAGGTACCCTCCTCCTCCGCTCATTGTCAGTTTTGGATGGCTTCGATCTGGcaagacctttaaaaaaacccaaaatacaaaccaaacaaaaaactaagCATCTGTAAAAACTCACTTGATACGTTCACATCAAATTGTGTAATTTAAGGTTACTGTATAAGATGTCATTGTTTTTTCCAGCCACTACAAAACAGCCATTTGGAAAGTGTATTTATCTTTTAACTATCTGTGTACCAGAAACCTATTCTAGAATACAGGCTACTGCCTTATTTTCTGATTACTACTTCTTACTACTGATTACTTCTTCATGGCATTTCTAGCAAAATTATAAAGTCAAGGTTTGGGATACATGAAAGTCTCATTAATGTGTTCAGAACTGGTGTACTTTGCACGAAACCACAGTTGGTCTAACAAAACAGTATTAATACAGTAATTTCCACTTCTGCTACCATAAACTTTACGTAACTACTCTTAAAGTAAGGCACAGCGATGAGTCACCACTTTCAGCTACACTATACTTTTCCGTAAATGTTTTCTCCTCAGCTGTGCTGCTCCTTGCTCTGACTGCCACCACAGCTCTGAGCTGATTTATGTGTGTCCAGGAGACAGTGCAGTATTGTTCCAACTCCACCTGGACACAGTAACCCTTGCCAAGCCTAACTCGTGTGAACGCCTTCATCTATGAATCTCCTAATCGTTCCCAATTTGGTTTCCTGATCACTAGTCCACCCCTGAATTAACTCATCCCCTAAACAATAATTCCTTATGGACTCAAGAAGCCTAAAGGCAAGGAGAAAGTCAGTAAAATGCAAGAATCTCTTCAGAGGTTCTCTTCTCCATAGTTGAGAGGGTACGGCACATTTGCAAACATCTTGTTCAAAGCCAGCCGAATGGACATTTTTCACTGTGGAGAtgttttcctctctcatcttgtTTTTACTGTTCAGTTCCCAGACTGGAAACTTCCTGTTACTTTAGTTCCAGGAACTAAACTGTTATTTGAAGACACTGACTTTGTAAGGCACCACCATTCTTAACATCAcgaatttttttttcagctgtcaacCAACTGCAAATGAATAAACACTTGTAATATTTTGCTATGTCTCTCTTACACAACATTAGATTGTCCCTCACTTTAGGCTAGCTAGCCACTAAAGCAGCACAACTATTAAATCTGTGCTACAAATATTTCAGCAAATGTTTAAATGAAGTGCttagtaagaagaaaataaagtatttccatttGAAGTTGTTGCAACGAAGCATTAAAactcttcagaatattttctcaCTGCTCTCAGGTAAAACAAATGCATGAGCTTACAGTTTCAGTCAGTCCAAAAAACAATTTTCAGAGAGTGTTTCGCTCCCCAGTATTCATGCAGTTTGACAGTCATTTACCGGAATCCTTACCTGATAGTTTCGTAGCCAGGTTTCAGACAGCTTTAGGTTAATAACACCGCCTCTTTCTCTCAGCTTTGTGTAACATTCTAATaatggcttaaaaaaacccaaagagtaGGTTATACAGCAGAATAGTCTCAAATTTGAACTATAACAGCTAACGTAGCATACTTGATTTACCTCTTTATACTGGCAGTAGACAACAAAAGGCCTTGAAGGAGCAACAAATTCCAATAAAGAAAGTAATAAAGGAGTGGGATGAAACTTGCTGGCTACAATTAAGCTGCAAAATAAATTTCATGCGCGTTACTCTTCTGCTTCCAAAACCTATTCATCAAGTGAATTTTTCTCCTACTTAGCACAGCGATCAATTATAGCTTAAATGTTGCTAATCACCATGTTTTCATGGCTCTAATAACtccccaaataaaaaaatcaaatcacgATCTCCTACTTGCATAATTAAGAGGATAAAACACTTGCTCCCTAAAGTGCAGTATATTAAACATGTTGCAGAAGTGCTCATTTAAGCTGTTGAGCTCCACAATATTTCTTATGACCCAAGAATTTGCATGCTGCTTTCTCTACCCTAAGACCATTGcccaaatgtaatttaaattttgtGACTGCTAATTGTTGCTTAGAATGTAATCTCACTCATGATTCTTTAGACTGGGTAATCTTCATTAgatagttttatattaaaaagttattatttaaTGAGAAAACAATTTAATGAGCATGACTAAAAatcttttaagaagaaattatgtCCTTGCCAACTTAAAGGCCCAACTTAAAGGCTTCACATTTTATTCTTCATCCTCATTTTAGTACATTATAACTCATACTTACAGATGCTTAAGATTCTCTACAGGTACCTTAgagttttttcaaaaaaatcactgCTAAACTACACTGCAAGACATGGTTAAGATTCAATGGCTTAGTAAGTTGTACTTGTGCAGAAAGACTGGGCTAATTATTAATTATAGTTAAACTACTTTTCTAGTATACAGTTACTATATGAAAAGACCCATCAGTTAATTAACATTTGTTCTCCAGGGGAAATGTACAGCACCGGAGATACCATTCAATTTACCTAACAGAAGGGAGATAAAAATTCATGTTCAATTTTCTAAATGCAACAGAGATAAAGAGGTGAGACAGTGTTTCTACTTCACTCTTCTGCTGGCCATGGCCTTGCAGGCTACAGATTTAACCCTAATTctaaacttcaaaaaaatctgtGCTCACTAATTAACCAAGTGGACCATAAAGAAAAAAGACTCCAGACTGTGCCTCAGAAGGCCTGGAACTGCCGGGAGCTCTGATGCTGCCAGGAGCTCTGCTAGACAACAGGAAGGTGAGTGAGAGATGAGAGAGACTCTGAAAAATCAAATTCTGTTCTCTCATATGGCAGCATGGATTGCTGTCAGCAGGTCGTCTGGTCAGCAGCAAAGATACTGTAATGGCTgagaggggagaaggagggggtagaagaagggcagagaagggtAGAGAGAGGGGATGTGATCTAATTCTGAACACACAGAGTGTCTATAAACCCATTTGTGCTTTCATCGTATCAGAAAAATGTAACAGTCTATCTTTAGAAAGTCTTCTAAAGACGAATACTAAATCTCTAAGGactgtcttcctttttccccctcaaagACCTATGACAGAATTCAACTCTCAGAAATGGAGCTGAACAAATAGGTCTAGTAGAAGGATTGTTTTACCACATAACAGCACAGAAGacataaattttattaaaattgtatCTTCTACCTTAAGTAGTAAATATTATAAAATTCAGGACTTCAAGAATTGTCCTAAAGTTGGTGCCCACCTTTACCTAACAACCAGTGTTTCTTTACACTGACGGTAAGCCCTAACCTTTGCCCCCACCTCCAGTGTGAACCAGCTTTCCCCTATCCTTTCCCCGCTTCtctcttgcaaaacaaaacaaaatcctaacttccctgcctgcttctccTCACGTGCCAAGTCATTAGTTTGAAGAATTTCTTTATTCCGTGCCAATTCTTCCTGGCTTAGCGGTACATGGACCCTGTGGTTCTTGACCTAAACAAAGAGTGGGCTATAAAAGGCAGACACCTACAGAAAGGCGATCCTGACTGAGCCACCTGGGACAGTGCTCTCGGGCAACCATAAActtctcttccccccccacccccccacccccccccgccaaagACCTCCTAAAGCAAGGAATCACTCATCCCTTCAAGTACATAATTTGTTACAGCTTTCATGCAttacaaaagacaaaagaagTATACAAGTGattgaaaacaaatgaacaagagACAAAGACTAAACAGGCTTCCTTCAACTCAAACTTATTCAACAACCGAAGATACTATTTTACGCTACAGAAAAAATCAAGTCAAGTTGaatattaatttttgctttgccAGACCATGCGCAGACATTAATTATAGCAATGGGTGCAGAGGACAGCAGTAAAGCTGCCACAAAACACTACCACTGTTTAGGCAGCTTACTGGTCCTCCACAGGCATCgccagtggtgctgctgctgcccaacaGATGTGCGGTACTTTCACAAGCCTCCTTTAACATCTGATTGCTTCAGAGACCACGGAGTGACCTGTCTCTGCACATATATAGAAAAGTCTAATTCTACCACTTAAATATGCTAAACAAgttaaaacatttcataaaaataaaaacaggaatTATACACAAGCATATAAACATAAACAATAAATGTGTATTAAAATTTATCCAAGCAGAACGGCTTTATTCCCAATGAGAATTTATTCCGAGTGAAAATATTCCCATACTcttataaggaagaaattaatattaatgttAATAAATTAACTAAATCAATGTTACTTGATTAACTCAAATCACTTCAGCATTTGCGAAGAACGTCATGAAAAAGTGACAATCACCAAATGCTCTTACACTATTGTGGGGCTGAATTTCTAGGAATATATTTATCGTATTTGTTTTAAACTTCTGATATTAGATCTTCACGTTAAATTGTTCCTTGGGAACAACTGATCCTTGCTAGAGCAGGTAAAATGAAGTTACgtgttttttcctgtgtaaaaaataaatgagtttctaaaaacaaaccaaccaaccaaaccccagACCAACAAGCTTAGTTCCAATTTAATAAACTTAAAACTTCATGTTCTACTTTGCCAATTAGAATAGCGCGATTTTTAGCAGCAGTCATTTTGCATTAAATTCTACCTGGATTGTGTTTCTctgatagggttttttttttaatgtttactcACAGCTAGTCAGAAAACTATGACTTTTAGATCATGAAATTTCAAACcatttaaataacagaaaaaatcTCAACCAGGTAAGAACCAAACAAGACCCAAGACATACCTGGGTTGACTGCTTccttataaatattaaaaaaaaatagggcattttaaaaacaaagcttttatttgtttcaaaggaaattattttctgtagatGTGTTTTCAAACAGAAGACCTTTTTGACTACAAACTCACCCATCAGCATTCTTCTCTCTCAACAAAGCAGCAGTTTCTATtagctttttccttctctcccattgttttctttgcttttcccgAACCTttgaacaacaaaacaaatagtTTGCACTTTTAACTGGTAATTATGTATTGGATCATTATTGCAtgactgaattttcattttttgaatcTTAGCTGGATTAACATAAGACAAAAGACAACTTCCAGAGTTCCATTTTAACACCTGAATAAGTTGTATTTCAGCATATCTGATCTGACAGCAGAATTTTAAGTATATAGATGTTGTAAAACTTGAGTAGCCATAATACatattcttacattttctttattttccttttctttgttctctttaaatTCTGCATCATCAGCATTAATGTCCATTGTTTCTTGCTCTTCTGTTTGGTTGATCTCCATAGCTGCTTCAGTAGTCGATTCCTCTTCTGTTTCATGTAGGGAAGTCTGCTTCTCCTCAGTCAACCCATTGATTTCTTCTTCCACCAGCACGTTATCTTCAGGTTCTGAAGGCAGAGTCTCTGTAGAAAATGTCCCAGAGAGGAGACTATCCACTTCGCTGAGAGGAAATTCATGAAGATTATCGAAAAAAGGTTTCGGAAATCCAAAACAACTGGTAGCAGCTCTAACAGGTCCCCCTCCTGGATACATCTGAATAATGGATCCATAGCCTATGAGAGCAAAAGAATCAAAAACACTGGAAAGCCAGGATTTCTGCATACATTTATGAATAGGTAATTAAATTGCCTGCTTTTAATCAAATTTAACAGGCTGCTGAGGTATGCCTCAAGGTGGAAAATCTTTATTGGAAGGACAAAAGTTACTGCAACTCAGGACAAGGTAACTCAAAGATTATGCATGTATTAAACATGTATTTAGGATCAGCACAAAACATATAAGTAGTGACAAACTGTTAGAAAAGCTAATTTAATTAAGAATGTAAAAGAAAGATTTTCTAAAGTATTTGTTACTTCTCACTATGGAGTGgttttgataaaaaataaaagataatttaaacAGCATTAATAGGCCGAAAATTCCCTCAATATCCAGACTGCCCCTCTAAAGGAAGAGATGTCAGATGTTTAAACGTACTAAAAAGAACTTTTCAGTAATTATATTGGAATTGCATCCTATTTAACTTACTTCAGAAAGTATCCCTATGGCCAAAAGTTGCTGAAACAAAACCTATTTGTAGTGTAACTGCCTGTGTGCTTCTTGGCCAACAGACAGCACATCTGGGTGCACAACATTACGTCACATTTCCTACCTTTCCAGGCTTCTGGAATATAATTTTCACCTCTGTCCTGTGACTCTGAATGACTTAAAATGAAACTAATTAACTGGGTTTGAGAAATAAAGAACAAGTCAAACTTCTCCTAGAACctgctgaagaaaatgtcatatactacttttaaaacacacattttgCAGATGTTAAATCTCTGGCGCAGTGAATGAGAAGAATGACAACATTTTCAGTGCTGCGGGCTGTCTGAATTCCGGTATTACCAttcctgttttctgctgttcattttccTGGACTTCCCAGGTGCCTGCGAAGAATCTGCGTGCAAGCTCCTTACAGCCTTTTCTAAACACAATGCCATTATGCCAAGACAGAAACTATCACAGATCTACATACAGTGATATCAACTTTAAATTTCatagtttttttaaatagtgaaaaaCAAATCCAACTGAAATATGCAAAATACAACTTTCTCCAATGGAAAAACAAGTACCTCTTTGAATACTGCAGATGttaaaagtagattttaaaaactgagaaaGTATTTTGAAgtactgccttttaaaaaaatatcagacatGTGTATTTCTTAAGTTTCAAGTAAGCCTTCAGTCTGTACATAACCAAATCTATCAAGTTACTTACCTCCCATTCGCTCCATCACTGCGCCCAACACAAGGCCTGAACATGTTTCCATGACAATCATCTTGCTGCCAGCACGGATGTTTCCTAAAGTCAACATCTGAGCTAGGGTGTCATATCGCAAGTGGCTAGAAGACAGAGGGTTTTAAGAAATATCAAATTAGTTTTCTTGAAGTTAGACATGATGTGTATCAGCTCAGAAGCCTGTCAAAAAAAGTTGGATTACAGGTAAATATTCAGGAACAGCATCAGTGGTCTTCAGAGTCACCATGTGGAAACTTATAATTAGCCATCTGGTAATAAAAAAGAACTAGAACCAGAGCCAAGAAGAAATTAGCAGGGAATGGGTATTtagttttagaaagaaaatagcaaaagtAGGGTATGAAGTAAGGTGCACATAATAAAGCACACATCTCATGCTGTGCCAGTCAGACAAAGTATTGCCTtgaacttctctttttttttttttttttttttttgtttctccgagaactcatcgccctctacaactacctgaaaggaggttgcagagagctggggatgagtctctttaaccaagtaatgagtgataagacaagaggtaatggcctcaagttgcaccagggaaggtttagactggatattaggaagtatttctttatagaatgggttgttaggcattggaatgggctgcccagggaggtggtggagtccccatccctgggggtatttaagagtcgggtcgacatagcgctgagggatctggtgtagttgggatctgtcagtgttaggttaacggttggactagatgatcttcaaggtcctttccaacctagatgattctgtgattctatgtcaGTTTTGTAAAGAATAAATGGGATTTGAATGCATTCCTAATCCAGTAACGTATCCTTAGTGACCTTCATCTGTTTCACAGCAGCACATGCCACCTGTAACCCAAGATCAAAACCTAACTCTGACTGCAGTGCCTCCACTGAAGAGACTCAGTGATGGGCAAAGAAATCTGAAGAGATAAATAAAGCCAAGCGAACGAgatgggggaaggagaagcaaaAAGCTTTGAGAAGCCTTAAATAACATAAATTTGAGGTTTTTAAGTCTCAGCATCTTAGATCTATTATTACTActtgaaaaacaataaatcagTCCATCTTAAACAATGCTTGTAACAATGTATCATTTAATTCAGGTAAGTGAAAATCAAACGCGGCTAAATCTCTGTTCTCGTTGCCCCTCCACTCCTGCCCCTCAATGTTAACCACATGTTTTTAAGTTCTGGAGACTTCTGATTGAAGATGATTGTGAATCCCTAACACATTAAAG
Proteins encoded in this region:
- the TRMT6 gene encoding tRNA (adenine(58)-N(1))-methyltransferase non-catalytic subunit TRM6 isoform X1, with the translated sequence MGDGLRPGPRICEGDCAVLKRDDVFKAVPVLRRRKIIFEKQWFYLDNAIGHIYGTTFEVTSGGNLQPKQEVEETTTETKEAGTDNRNIVDDGKSQKLTHDDIKALKDKGIKGQEIVQQLIENSTTFRDKTEFAQDKYIKKKKKKYEAVITIVKPSTRILSTMYYAREPGKINHLRYDTLAQMLTLGNIRAGSKMIVMETCSGLVLGAVMERMGGYGSIIQMYPGGGPVRAATSCFGFPKPFFDNLHEFPLSEVDSLLSGTFSTETLPSEPEDNVLVEEEINGLTEEKQTSLHETEEESTTEAAMEINQTEEQETMDINADDAEFKENKEKENKENVREKQRKQWERRKKLIETAALLREKNADGLIVASKFHPTPLLLSLLEFVAPSRPFVVYCQYKEPLLECYTKLRERGGVINLKLSETWLRNYQVLPDRSHPKLTMSGGGGYLLSGITVVLDKGKADPSNLEALKMEEPSSKRCKVQDLHC
- the TRMT6 gene encoding tRNA (adenine(58)-N(1))-methyltransferase non-catalytic subunit TRM6 isoform X2, coding for MYYAREPGKINHLRYDTLAQMLTLGNIRAGSKMIVMETCSGLVLGAVMERMGGYGSIIQMYPGGGPVRAATSCFGFPKPFFDNLHEFPLSEVDSLLSGTFSTETLPSEPEDNVLVEEEINGLTEEKQTSLHETEEESTTEAAMEINQTEEQETMDINADDAEFKENKEKENKENVREKQRKQWERRKKLIETAALLREKNADGLIVASKFHPTPLLLSLLEFVAPSRPFVVYCQYKEPLLECYTKLRERGGVINLKLSETWLRNYQVLPDRSHPKLTMSGGGGYLLSGITVVLDKGKADPSNLEALKMEEPSSKRCKVQDLHC